The genomic window TCTTTTAATTAATTGGCGATGTCCAAAAAATCCTCTTGCTGGTGGAGCAGAAATTTATGCCTATGAGATTTTTAGAAGAATAAAAGAGCATGAAATAACTTATTTAGCCGAAAGATTTCCGGAAAGCAAAGAAGAGGAAGAGATAGAAGGAATAAGAATTATCCGAATGGGTAATAAATGGACTTTTAATTTTTCTGTTTATAGAAATATTAATGAGATAGTTGATAAATATAACTTTGATTTGGTGATTGATGATTTGAATAAAATCCCTTTTTATTCACCTTATTTTCTAAAAAAGAAAATACCGGTTTTGGCTTTGGTAATGCATCTTTTTCGTAAGGCGATATTTTCGGAAACAAATATTTTCTTTGGTTCTTATGTGTATCTTACAGAATCTTTAATACCTTTAGTTTATAAGAATAACTATTTTGCTTGCTTATCCCAAAGCACAAAAGAGGATTTATTGAGACTCTTTAAGAATAATAAAGAGATAGAAGAGAAAATTTATGTTATTCCGCCAGGCATTGATTTGGATAGATATAAACCGGATTTTTCTAAAAAAAGAGAAAGAATTATTTGTCATGTTGGTCGGCTAAAAAAATATAAATCTATCCATCATCTTATTTATGCGGTTAAGATATTGAAAGAAAGAAATATTAATAATTTTAAAGTTTTAATTGTTGGTGAGGGAGATGATAAAGAAAGGTTAATGAAATTGGTTAAAAAATTGAATCTAACAGATATTATTGAGTTTACTGGTTATGTATCTGAAGAAGAAAAGATTGATATCTATCAACGTTCATTATTTCTGGTTGAGAATTCAATAAAAGAAGGTTGGGGGCTTATTGTGATGGAAGCAAATGCCTGTGGGACACCGGTAATCTCAGCGATGGCACCTGGTTTAAAAGAGACGGTAATTGATGGTGAGACCGGTTTTTTCTATCCCTATGGTGATGTTGATACTTTGGCAGAAAAAATGAAGATTTTATTAATAAACGATAATTTAAGGGAAGAGATGGGCAAAAAAGCAATAGATTGGGCAAAAAATTTTACTTGGGAGAAATCAGCCANNNNNNNNNNNNNNNNNNNNNNNNNNNNNNNNNNNNNNNNNNNNNNNNNNNNNNNNNNNNNNNNNNNNNNNNNNNNNNNNNNNNNNNNNNNNNNNNNTATCCCTATGGTGATGTTGATACTTTGGCAGAAAAAATGAAGATTTTATTAATAAACGATAATTTAAGGGAAGAGATGGGCAAAAAAGCAATAGATTGGGCAAAAAATTTTACTTGGGAGAAATCAGCTAATTTAATGAAAGAGTTGATTGAAAAGGTATTAAGATATGAATCCAGCAATTGAAGTAATTGGCGTAACAAAAAAGTTTAGAAGAAGGACATCTTTATTTCGCTATCTTTTAAAAAAAGAGAGAAAAGAAAAGGTTGCTTTAGATAACGTTTCTTTAACTATCTATGAAGGTGAATTGTTTGGTCTTCTTGGACCTAACGGTGCCGGAAAGACAACCTTGGTAAGATGTATCGCTACTCTCTTGATTCCTGACAAAGGGGAGATAAAAATCTTTGGAAAAGATATTTCTAAAAATCCGAATTTTGCCCGCGAGAATATTGGTTTATTAACCAGTGGCGAAAGAACTTTATATTGGAAATTATCAGCCATTGATAATCTTCGTTTCTTTGCTGCCTTATACGGACTTTCGGGAAAAGAAAGGGATAAAAGAATTGACTATCTCTTAGAACTTTTAGGATTGAAAGATGTTGCTGATGAACGGGTAGAAAAATACTCTTCGGGAATGAAGCAAAAATTGTCTTTAGCGAGGGCATTATTACACGACCCAAAAATCTTACTTTTAGATGAGCCAACCTTAGGATTAGACCCAGCCTTTGCTCGGTTTATAAGAAATTTTATCAAAGAGGAATTAGTAAAAAAAGGGAAAAAGACAATATTATTAACTACCCATTATATGGATGAAGCCGATGAACTTTGTGGTCGAATTGCCTTTATTCATAATGGAAAGATTATTGATGTAAAAACACCAGAAGAATTTAAAGAATCAATTCCACATAAAGATATCTTAGAGATAAGATTTTTAGGATTTATTGAAAAAGAAGATTTCCAAAAAATTTCTGGTATTGAGAATTTTACTATGTTTAGTGAAAATGGTATTTGGACAGCCAAGTTTATTTGTAAGGATACGGAAGCAATATTGAATGATGTCTTATCAATATTGAATAATAAAAAGTGTAAAATTCTGTCGGTTGTAAATTTAGAGCCAACCTTAGAGGATGTCTTTATTTATCATACCGGAAAATCTTTAAAAGAAGATACTCGTGAAGAATTCTCTTGATTTTAGCAACTCTTTGATTAAAATTTAACTATGAGAAAAATTATTTATTTTGTACTTCTTCTTGTAGGTATTGTTTTGGGCATTTTGATTGGCTTTACTTATCAAAATTTTTTTTCCAAGCAAAATTCTTTAAATTTGTCAAAAGAAAGATTGATTTTAGTTTCTCAATTAGAAGAGAAAATCTCTAATCAAAGGGTGAATGCAATTGTTTTGAGTGCTAATAAAGTAAGTCCCGCAGTTGTTTCCATTGCCGTTACCCAGACAAGAATTGTTACTTATTCGCCCTTCTCTTCTCCTTTTTTTGATGATTTCTGGCGAGATTTTTTTAGAGATTTCTTACCACAAAGAAGATATAAACAAGAGATAAAAGGCTTAGGAAGTGGTGTAATTATTGACCCAAATGGATATATTGTGACTAATGCCCACGTGGTAGAGATGGCAACAGAAATTAAAGTTTCTTTACCAGATGGTCGTTCCTTTGATGCCGAGATTATTGATATTGATAGCGAAGAGGATTTGGCGTTATTGAAAATAAACGGCAAGAATTTACCTTATGCTCAATTAGGAAATTCTGATGATTTACTAATTGGTGAATGGGTTATTGCCTTAGGTAATCCTTTTGGATTTTTGATTGAAGATACCAGACCAACGGTAACTGTTGGTGTTATTTCCGCAGTCAATAGAGAGGTTAGAGCAGCTCAAACCGGTCGGGAATATAAAAATATGATTCAAACCGATGCGGCAATTAATCCGGGAAATTCTGGTGGACCTTTAGTAAATGTCTTAGGAGAGGTGATTGGTATAAATACTTTTATTCTCTCCCATGCTGGTGGTAGTGAAGGTGTTGGTTTTGCTATTCCAATTAACCGAGTTAAAGAGTTTATTGAACGGGCAAAAAAACAAGTAAAAGAAAAGAGGGAGATAATAAAAGTTAAGATTGAGAAATGGGGAATAGAAGTTAGTGATATTGATAATTATCTTAAAAAGAAATATTCCTTACAAACAAATTATGGAGCAGTTATTTTAAATGTAAAAGAGAATAGTTTTGCCGAAGCATTGGGTTTAGATGTTGGTGATGCGATTTTAAGTTTTCAAGATGAAAAGGTTACTAGTGCCAGTGATTTGAAAAATAAAATAGATAATTTTAAAGGCAATAGTATAAAATTGATTATTGAAAGAAGAGGAGAAAAGATAAGAATTTACTATCGGTTCTAAAAGATGATTGAGAGATACTTAACAAAAGAGATGGCAGAATTATGGAAAGAGGAGAAACGTTTTGAATACTGGTTTTTAGTAGAAAAAACTGTTGCCGAAGTCCAAGGAGAGATGGGCATAATACCAAAAGAGTGTGCCGAAGAGATAAAGAAGGCAAGTTTTTCGCTATCAGAGATAAAAGAATTAGAAAAAGAAACCGGTCACGATGTTATTGCTTTCTTGAAATCTATTGAAAATCATCTATCGGATGAAAAAGCAAAAAGTTATTTACATTATGGGCTAACTTCTTATGATATTGTTGATACTGCTTGGGCATTACAACTAAGGGATGGGATAG from candidate division WOR-3 bacterium includes these protein-coding regions:
- a CDS encoding glycosyltransferase family 4 protein, whose protein sequence is MSKILLINWRCPKNPLAGGAEIYAYEIFRRIKEHEITYLAERFPESKEEEEIEGIRIIRMGNKWTFNFSVYRNINEIVDKYNFDLVIDDLNKIPFYSPYFLKKKIPVLALVMHLFRKAIFSETNIFFGSYVYLTESLIPLVYKNNYFACLSQSTKEDLLRLFKNNKEIEEKIYVIPPGIDLDRYKPDFSKKRERIICHVGRLKKYKSIHHLIYAVKILKERNINNFKVLIVGEGDDKERLMKLVKKLNLTDIIEFTGYVSEEEKIDIYQRSLFLVENSIKEGWGLIVMEANACGTPVISAMAPGLKETVIDGETGFFYPYGDVDTLAEKMKILLINDNLREEMGKKAIDWAKNFTWEKSA
- a CDS encoding ABC transporter ATP-binding protein, translated to MNPAIEVIGVTKKFRRRTSLFRYLLKKERKEKVALDNVSLTIYEGELFGLLGPNGAGKTTLVRCIATLLIPDKGEIKIFGKDISKNPNFARENIGLLTSGERTLYWKLSAIDNLRFFAALYGLSGKERDKRIDYLLELLGLKDVADERVEKYSSGMKQKLSLARALLHDPKILLLDEPTLGLDPAFARFIRNFIKEELVKKGKKTILLTTHYMDEADELCGRIAFIHNGKIIDVKTPEEFKESIPHKDILEIRFLGFIEKEDFQKISGIENFTMFSENGIWTAKFICKDTEAILNDVLSILNNKKCKILSVVNLEPTLEDVFIYHTGKSLKEDTREEFS
- a CDS encoding trypsin-like peptidase domain-containing protein — its product is MRKIIYFVLLLVGIVLGILIGFTYQNFFSKQNSLNLSKERLILVSQLEEKISNQRVNAIVLSANKVSPAVVSIAVTQTRIVTYSPFSSPFFDDFWRDFFRDFLPQRRYKQEIKGLGSGVIIDPNGYIVTNAHVVEMATEIKVSLPDGRSFDAEIIDIDSEEDLALLKINGKNLPYAQLGNSDDLLIGEWVIALGNPFGFLIEDTRPTVTVGVISAVNREVRAAQTGREYKNMIQTDAAINPGNSGGPLVNVLGEVIGINTFILSHAGGSEGVGFAIPINRVKEFIERAKKQVKEKREIIKVKIEKWGIEVSDIDNYLKKKYSLQTNYGAVILNVKENSFAEALGLDVGDAILSFQDEKVTSASDLKNKIDNFKGNSIKLIIERRGEKIRIYYRF